Within the Nitrospirota bacterium genome, the region AAGGAGCCTGACCTGAAGCGGGCCCTGGGAATGAACGCGAACCATGACGGCATCGACGGAGCCCGGAAGGCTCCCTAACCCGGAGGACGGACCCCACAGTTCTAATTGTCGCCAACCATCAATTCTAATTGACGTCAGACAGCTTGATCGTCGTCTCCTGTTACTACAAGGGTAGCCTTTTCCGCTAGGCATTTGATTAGCATGAAATCCAACTTATTTATGTCTTGGAACTCATCAACAATAATCTCTGTAAACTGCCCATGAATACCACTCAGGAGTTGTGGACTCTTTTGGAGAGACCGCAGGGCACGCAGTTTTTGGTCATCAAAGTCCATGCATCTGTCTTGCTGAAGCGCTGACTCGTAGGCTTTAAAGAGCCAGTAGAGGGCCTGAATGACCTTCTTGATGGAAGTGGCGTCACCCCCCAGATGAGACAAGAGTAAATCTTTGATCTCTTTCCGAAGTGTGGTTGTGATGAAATCCGCAAGATGCTGAGGATTTATGTCTCTCGGGTCGAATATTTGATTTTTCAACAAGCTATATAAGTCTCGGTAGAATCTCCTCTCCACATTGGCGGGTAGGACCGCATACTGTTCTGGTCCTCTTCTGCGAAGTTCTTCTAATCCTTCACGAATGATACTTCGTTGGCGATGCTCGGGTACAATGGTTTTGTGCTCTTCGGTGAAATACTCGCGAAGGAGACCCCATCCAAAAGCATTTAGAGTAGAGATTTTAAGCCCATCAAGTTGTGCGGGGTATTGCAGAAGTTGGTCTGC harbors:
- a CDS encoding UvrD-helicase domain-containing protein; translation: MSSDHIYSHIEFPENFELRSEALDELQRGINEASVDIREALRTFLPSADPYQNRIIEAVDSTIRLVAPAGSGKTQTIINRVLTRIKNGVNPKRILVLTFDNAAASSLRNKLADQLLQYPAQLDGLKISTLNAFGWGLLREYFTEEHKTIVPEHRQRSIIREGLEELRRRGPEQYAVLPANVERRFYRDLYSLLKNQIFDPRDINPQHLADFITTTLRKEIKDLLLSHLGGDATSIKKVIQALYWLFKAYESALQQDRCMDFDDQKLRALRSLQKSPQLLSGIHGQFTEIIVDEFQDINKLDFMLIKCLAEKATLVVTGDDDQAV